The Bacillus zhangzhouensis region ACCAAAGAATTCATATTGCCATACTTCTTTTAACAGTTTTTCTCTGTCATAAACCTTATCCGGTGTTTTTGCAAGGAAATATAAAAGCTCATATTCCTTCGGCGTGAGGCTGACTTCTTTGCCATCAGCCGTCACCCTATGTGCATCATGATCAATGGATAGATGAGAAAACACAAGAACATCTTTTGTTGTAGTCCCAGTATTAAGATAAGACGTTTGAGACGATCTTCTGAGCAATGCCTTTACACGTAAAACAACTTCACGCGGGCTGAAAGGTTTGACGATGTAGTCATCCGTTCCTGCCTCAAATCCTTGAACGCGGTTGGCTTCTTCTCCTTTTGCCGTCAGCATAATGATTGGAGTCGCTTTTTTGTCTCGAATTTGATTACACACTTCGATTCCATCTGTACCAGGCATCATTAAATCGAGCAAAATGAGGTCGTAATCAGTTTGAAGCCCTTTTTGAATCGCCTCATCTCCATTTTCCGCTTCATCGATTTCATAATTTTCACGTTCTAAATACATTTTTAAAAGGCGGCGAATTCTTGCCTCATCATCTACGACTAATATTTTCGTTTGAGTTGTGTGTTCCATTAGACAGTCCTCCTGCTTTCTCCGTTGTTACATTCATTTTAACAAAAAGCTGAATTGAATCATAAATGTTGGCCTTTTCCTTTTGATTATGCGTAGGAATGAAGCCCCGCAATAACAAGATTGACAAAGATGAGATTAAACATAATAATGGCGAAGCCGAGCACAGCAAGCCAAGCGGACTTCTCACCATGCCAGCCTCTTGACAAGCGAAGATGAAGGTAGGCTGCATAAAAGAGAAATGTAATCAATGCCCATACTTCCTTCGGGTCCCAGCCCCAAAACCTAGTCCATGCAATTTGCGCCCAGATCATGGCAAAGATCAGCCCGCCTAACGCAAATACAGGGAAACCAATTGAAACAGCCCTATACCCAATTTCATCAACTAAATCTAGGTTCACCTGTTTCACAATTGGTTGAAGCAGTGCGCTCAGTCGTTTGCGAATGATCAATCGAATGAGTCCGTATATGATCAGCCCTACGCCAAATGACCATAACACCGTATTGACCTTTCTACCTGAAAAAACAGGCGGCAGCTCAACAATCGGCTCCAAACGATCTTCCGTCACAAGCTCCCCTTTATGAGGTCCGACAAGAGCTGGCAGTTCATAAACCATCACACTTTTTTCTTTATTTTTATCGATCCAATTAAATGTTGCTTCATATCCTGTCATTCTAAAGATAGACGTCACAGCGATAAATACAAGTGTGACCACAATCATAAACATGACAAGCTCTAAACCAAACGTCTTCTTCCCTGGCTTTGTTTGATCCACATGCTTTAATAGAAAGATGACACCTGCCACAAAGCTGATTGATAAAATGGCTTGGCCAAGTGCTGCTGTTGTCACGTGAATATAAAGCCAATTACTTTGAAGTGAAGGAATCAGCGGTGAAATATCTGATGGGAACATACTTGCATAGGCAATAATCAATAAAGCGATTGGAAGTGTGAATAAACCAAGTACAGACACTTGATACACAAAATATAAAATGATGAATGCAAGCACCAGCATCATGCCAAAAGCGGTTGTAAACTCAAACAAATTACTGACTGGTGCATGACCAGATGCGATCCACCTTGAAATAAAATAGCCCAACTGACTCAAAAAACCGATGATAGTTAGCGTAATACCAATGAGTGCCGCCTTATTCATGCGCGGTCCATCTTCTTTCTTTTTTCCTTTAATAGCACCACCAAAAAAAGGAACTGCCGCTAAATAAAATAAAAAAGCTGCAAATAACAGATTTTCACTGACTGCCGCCATCTAATCCTTCCCCCTTGCTTTTGCTGATACTTGTTATATCAGGCAGTTCTTTTTGATCAACTGGCAGTTTGATGCCACTGCCGCTCAGTAACACGCCAAAATCGGACTTTAAGCCGAACCAGTTTTTGTTTGTATGTCCTGCCACCAATACTTTTCCATCCTTTGCCGACAGCCAAATTCTTCTATGCTGCCAATACATCCCCTGCACGACACCAATCATGAAGATGATTCCGCCTACTATGAGCACGCCAAGTGTTAAATCCTTTCTAACTGTTAACCCTGTGACGTTTTTCGTTTCAACCCGATCAAACTTCATTTTATAAATATTGTTATCAGAACCCTCTACTGTCTCTTGAATGGCGACAAAGCTTTTTTCA contains the following coding sequences:
- a CDS encoding response regulator transcription factor, with translation MEHTTQTKILVVDDEARIRRLLKMYLERENYEIDEAENGDEAIQKGLQTDYDLILLDLMMPGTDGIEVCNQIRDKKATPIIMLTAKGEEANRVQGFEAGTDDYIVKPFSPREVVLRVKALLRRSSQTSYLNTGTTTKDVLVFSHLSIDHDAHRVTADGKEVSLTPKEYELLYFLAKTPDKVYDREKLLKEVWQYEFFGDLRTVDTHVKRLREKLNRVSPEAAKKIVTVWGVGYKFEVGTE
- the ccsB gene encoding c-type cytochrome biogenesis protein CcsB, whose amino-acid sequence is MAAVSENLLFAAFLFYLAAVPFFGGAIKGKKKEDGPRMNKAALIGITLTIIGFLSQLGYFISRWIASGHAPVSNLFEFTTAFGMMLVLAFIILYFVYQVSVLGLFTLPIALLIIAYASMFPSDISPLIPSLQSNWLYIHVTTAALGQAILSISFVAGVIFLLKHVDQTKPGKKTFGLELVMFMIVVTLVFIAVTSIFRMTGYEATFNWIDKNKEKSVMVYELPALVGPHKGELVTEDRLEPIVELPPVFSGRKVNTVLWSFGVGLIIYGLIRLIIRKRLSALLQPIVKQVNLDLVDEIGYRAVSIGFPVFALGGLIFAMIWAQIAWTRFWGWDPKEVWALITFLFYAAYLHLRLSRGWHGEKSAWLAVLGFAIIMFNLIFVNLVIAGLHSYA